In the Oscillatoria salina IIICB1 genome, GATTGGTGAGTCGGCTTTGGCAGAAAAAGTTAAGCAATTTTTTGCCTTGACAAATCCTACCGTTGCCCCTTATGCAGCCAAGGGAGAGGTTCGGCTGCGTATTTCCGCAAAAGCGCCTTCAGAAGCGGCTGCAATTGAGTTAATTTCGCCTGTGGAAGCCAAACTGCGTCAAATTGCTGGTCAGGATTGTTTTGGTGCTGATGATGATACTCTTGCTTCAGTGGTAGGTAATTTGTTGCTGGAGGCAGGTCAAACTATTGGTGTAGCTGAATCTTGCACTGGCGGAGGTGTGGGTGCAATGTTAACTGAAGTTCCCGGTAGTTCAAATTATTTCTGGGGCGGAATTATTGCTTACGATAATCAAGTCAAAATTAAGTTACTTGGCGTAAATCAGGCAGATTTAGCCAGAGAAGGTGCTGTTAGTGCGACGGTTGCCGAGCAAATGGCATTGGGAGTACAAAAACAATTAGGAGTAGCTTGGGGAGTTAGTATTACTGGTGTTGCCGGACCTGGAGGCGGTACCGAATCGAAGCCAGTAGGTTTAGTATATGTGGGTATTGCTGCTCCTGATGGTAGCGTGGAAAGTTTAGAACTTCGTTTGGGTAGCGATCGCGATCGCTCCTTAATTCGCTACCTTAGTGCAAGTAATGCTTTAGATTATCTTCGCCGCCAACTTTTAACTCAGTAAACAGCAGATTATCTTCGCCGCCAACTTTTAACTCAGTAAACAGCGAACAGTTATCAGTTATCAGTTATCAGTTATCAGTTATCAGTTATCAGCCCCCAATCCCCAATCCCCAATCCCCAATCCCCAGTCCCCAATCCCCAGTCCCCAGTTAGGATGATTTTTTTCAGAGGAAGTGTGTTAATCTTAATATAAATACACAATATCAAAAAAAGCTGAGTTTAACCCTCAGATTGTTGTTGTTAATCTTGATAAGATAGGAAGTAAGCAGGAAAAATCTCTTCCAGATCGGCAAGAGATTATAATTAAAGTCCCGCTTGCCAATCATCACAAAAAGCAGATAGTAGGTAGTCTCGCAGGAGCCATTAATCCAATGGACTATATTGAAAAAGTGTTGGAAAAACTACAAGAATGGGCGCAAAAAATTATTGAAGCCCTACTAGGACCAGAAGCAGAACCAGAAGCAGAACTGATTCCCATTCCAGTGAGAGATCCCCAACGCCGTAGAACAAAGTAGGTGTGTTGAGTGTCAGCAGAGGCTTTGCAAAAGTTAAGTATTTTAGTTCTCCACGGACCTAACTTAAATATGTTAGGACGACGAGAACCAGGAATATATGGCTCTTTGACTTTGGCTGAAATTAACTCTCTCTTGGAACGAGAGGGAGAAAAGCTACAAGCAAAAGTTTCTAGCTTCCAGTCTAATCACGAGGGTGCTTTGGTAGATGCTATTCAAGAAGCGATGGATGTTCATCACGGTATTTTGATTAATGCTGCGGCTTATACTCACACTAGCGTAGCTATCCGGGATGCGTTATTAGCGGTTAAACTACCTATAGTTGAAGTCCATCTCAGCAATATCTATCAGCGTGAAGCCTTTCGCCATCACTCTTACATCGCAGATGTAGCCCTAGGACAAATTAGTGGATTTGGCGGTGAAAGTTATCGCCTAGGGCTACAAGGATTGGTCAATTATCTGAGAAAAAATAGTTAAAAAAATCTAAAATATTGGTGCAAAATTTATTTTTCTAGTTCTTTCGATTGGTAGTAACTCAGGGGTAAAATTAGCGTAAAAGTCGAGCCATCTCCAGGGTGAGAAATAAGCTGAATTTCCCCTTGCAGAAGAGCTACCAAGCGAGAGGTGATGGCTAAACCTAAGCCAGTACCTTCACCGTAACGACGACCTTGGTTAACAAAGGCGGTAGAGAAGGGTTCAAAAATCTTCTCTTGGTCTTTTGGAGAAATGCCAATACCAGTATCAGCTACAGAAATGCTCAAGTGGGAGTTATCTTCGCTGGTGCAAGTAATTTCTACCGAACCAGTATCAGTATAGCGCACGGCGTTGCTAACCAAGTTAGTCAGGATTTGGCGGAGACGAAAAGCATCAGTATGGATTTGTTCGGGTGCGCGATCGCTATCGATCTTCAGTCTGATATTTTTGCGCTGTGCTTGAGGTTCAAATAGTTCGACAACCTTTTTAATCAGATCGTCTAAATCAATGGATTCGATATTTAGCTCGATATTACTTGCTTGAGCAGAGGATAATTCTAAAGCATCATTGATAATATGGAGCAGATGTCTTCCTCCTGCTAAAACTTGCTCGATACCATTAATATTTTTAGAACCCAACTGAATATTAATTTTACCTTCTTTTTGTAATCGCTGTAACAATTCCGAATAGCCAATAACCGCAGTTAGCGGGGCTTTAAGTTCGTGAGCAAGATAAGAAAAATGCTCTTTACTAGCTTCGAGAAGGCGATTGAGTTCTGAATTAGTTAAAGTTAATTGATTTTGAAGTTGTTTAAAGTCTTCAATTCGTTCTTCTACATAACCGTTAAAACATTGAGACAAAGCTTCGTCTAAAACGGTATCTATTTGACGATAAATTTGGGGAATTTTTGGACTAGGATATTGGGTTATTCCTGGTTCTAAAACAGTAAAAATTGTTGTCCGCAAAAGACAATATTCTCGCGCAATTTCAGCCGGATTATATCCTTGCTTTGCTCTAAGACTTCCATGTGTTAAACTAGGTTCAATGATGGTTTCGAGAGAATTTTCTTCTGATTTTTTCAGAATCACCGCCAAAGATTTTAACAGTTCGGGAAGAGAATTTCCTAAAGCAGTATCGGATAACTGTGCTGTACTTTCTATACGTCGGTCTTCACGAACAGTTTCCATCCATTGTTCCATAATTAAATCAGAATTCTCGGCAAGAATTTCTCTTAAATTGGGTGTATTTGACATAGATCCATTCCTAACAACGGCAAAAAATAAATATCGTCTTCAATTTGCTTGAATAAAGTTTTTGTACTTGCTCTTTGTAACTAATTTATCGATTTACAACCACAGCTTGAGTTCAGCAAATTCTCTAAGCTAAATTCTTGGTACTAACAAATTCCTCCTAGCTAGCTGGCTGGACTTTTTGAGAACTGGGAGTAAGAATAAATATTTTTTTTGAACAACAACTAACAAAAGGTAACTTTATTTAAAGAATGGTTTACTTACAGTTTATAATATAATAGTATAAAGGTTATCAAAGCTAAAGTAGTTACAAAACTGGAAATTTTGGGTAAGCAATACCGTATTTTGTTAGTATCGCTTTAGCTCGCTTGATTAAGTCAGTTTGGTAAATAAACTCGTCTCGCGCATCCATTGGGTAACTTTTCAATTTTAATAAACTTCCCCAAGGTTTTTCTTCGACAATTACGACAATTGGCAGTTTTAACTGAGTATACTTGCTAGTATAGGCAACTCGATACAAAATTTTACTCACCAATTCAATATCTAAGTCGTGATCGAAGTAAAATTGAGTAACAACTAAAGCTTCTAACTCTCCGGTATTAGCATTAGAAACAGTTTCAGTCCAAAGTTTATTATGAGGAATAACAACAATATTATCATCAGGAGTGCGGAGGTGAATTGCTCTCAAACCGTAACTGACAATTTCACCATAATGGTTACTAATCGTCACGCGATCGCCAACTCGATAAGGTACTTCAAATAATCCGATTAAACCAGCAATTACCGAACTAACATAATCTTTGAAAGCGAAACCCAAAGCAACTGCAACTGTCCCAGTAATTGCTAACAAATTATTTTCCGATAAATTCAAAAATAAATTCATCAAAATAACTGCCACAAGCGATACAATCAACATTCGCCAAAAAGGTTGAGATTGTTTAATTACTAAGCGCCACTCACGATGAACTTTTTCGGAGATAAAATTAACTAACTTATCAATTATTTGCACAAAAATATAAGCGCAACCGATAAGAATGAGTGCTTGAGTAACTTTCCAAGTAGTAATTTCCGCTAAAATTTCTCTAGTTTGTTCGGCAGTTTCATTAGCAGCTTCACCCGCAGATTGAGCGAAAATTAAGGTAGATTTAATTAGGGGCGATTGGTAAATCATTCGTCTTCAGCAATAAGAAAGTTATTATAATCTAATTCATCTCGCAATTGGGGATAATAAAGCGGATTAACAGTTAATAAGTTATCTTCTAGTTTAAGAACATCTGCACGACACAAAATTTGAACTAAGTGCTGAACATTGCTTTCATCGTCACCTAAACTAATAGCTAGATGAGATAAAGTAATCTTTGAATGTAACAACACAGAAAATAACACATAATGTTCTTCAGCACTAAGATCGGGCAATTTAGGTAAACTAGGATCTAAAGCTTTGACTGGATTATTTTGTGTTTCAGAATCCAACTCATTTGGTTCGTAAGATAAGGAAATCTTGAATAAAGCCACTGCTACACTGCTTATTCCTTTGCTAGCATAAGCTAACTTTTGAAAATAACGTTTCTCTGCGGTTATTTGGCGATCGCCCGATTGCTCTTGATGTTTGCTGAAATCAACTTGTAACTGTTTGATGATTGGCTTTAACCAAGCTTGTAATTGTTCATCATTCAGGGGTGTTAGAGAGACAGTTTTGTCAAAATAAGCGTCTATTTTACAAACAGTATTAAGATATTCCCAAGCAACCCGCCCAGTACCAATTATCCAAAAACGAGAGCGATCTTTGAGTAGGGTGTCTCGCAAATATTCAATTCCATCTAATCCTTCTACTGAGCGTAAGAAACAATAAGTTAAGTTAGGGATAATAATAATTTCTAATTTTTTTTCCTGTTGGGCTAAAGTCGCTCTTCCAAGTTGTTTTAGTAGTTTTGATTGCAGATTATTCGCATTTTCTGGTCTAGTTTGCCATTGTAAAATTTTCACAGTAATTTGTCGATCGCTTTCCCAACTTTCTAAACTGTTTTGGAGGATTAGCGAGATTGGTTCAACAGGACTGGATAAGATAGCTAGACTGTTATTTGTACAAGAAAGATTGTGAAGCCAATTTGACAAAGTGGAATCGAGAGCTTCTTTAACCGCTTGTAAATGAGTAGGATGATTCGGCAAATCTCTAATCGCATTATCGAGGCTTTTCTGAAGCTGTTGTGGCAGTTCGGTGAAAGATTTTTCTGGGGGTGTAGCTTCTTTTTTATCTTCAGAGAACCAGCTAGTAAATTCGCTGTAAGTGGCTAACAATTTATCTTTAATTTTTGTGAAAATCACTTTATTCAGGATTCAGTTGTAGGTAGATCGGAAACTACGGGATAAGCAAGATTCATTCGAGCAAAAGCTTGCTTAACCCGCTTAATCAAGTCAGTTTTGTAAGCCATTTCTTCACGAGCATCCATGACGTAAGATTTGAGATGAAATAGAGTTCCCCAACGCTTTTCTTCCAGAGCAACTACAACGGGTAATTTAACCTGATTATACTTACTTGTATAAGCTGCTTGCCGCAAAATATCAACTACTTGTTGAATATCGACGCGATGAGAGAGGTAAAAATCAGTGATGACTTGAATTTCTAGCTGACCATTATTGCTGTTAGCGATCGCGTCCGTCCAAATTTTATTATGAGGTATGGTAACGATGTTGTCATCGGGGGTAGTGAGGCGAATTTCCCGCAAACCAAAATCTACCACCTCACCATAATAATCGCCGATCGCGATGCGATCGCCAACTCGATAAGGTGCTTCTAACAACGCTACTAACCCAGCAATTACTGAGCTAGCATAGTCTTTGAAAGCAAAACCTAATGCTACTGCGGTTGTCCCCGTTAACGCTAGCAAATTATTAGTAGAAAGATTAACAAATAAATTCAATACTGTTACTGAAGCAGAAATTAAGACAATTGCGCGTAAAATTGGTAAAGATTGCTTGATCCCAATCCGATATTGTGTTGGTACTCGTTCCGAAAGCCAATTAATAAATTTTTCACAAATTATTGCTCCCCAATAAGCAGCAATGGAGATAAAGAAAGCCTGAGTTATTTTACTTAAAGTAATATCTCTAAGTAAGCTTTGAGAATCTTTACCTATTTCAGATAAATTAATTTGTGCCAGAATGTTGATTAGTTCTTGGTTCATTTTTTTTCAGTTAGGACGTAGAGGAAATTACAGTTATCAGTTATCACTTACCAATTCTCCCAATCAGTAATCACCAATAAAATTAATTTTCTCCTGCAACGAGAAAGTTATTTTGAGATAATTCTAAGCGTAACTTAGGATAGTAGAGAGGATTGATGTTAAGTTGGGAATAATTAGCTTCAATTAAACTTAATTTTCTCAGTTTTTGAACATCAGCACGAATTACACTTTGTGACTCTCCCAAACTGGTAGCTAAAGCTGATAGATTCATTTTTTTGTGAAGGAGAAGAGCATAAAGTAAGTAGCGATCGCTAGAATTAAGACTCGGTAAATCTGGCAAACTGTGCTTACGTCGAATTACTGTTTTCGATTCGGGATGGTAGTGTAGCGATCGCAGCCACAAACAAGCAGCTACCGCCGGAATTCCTAAATAAACTCCGGCTAGTTTTTCCAGGTATATTCGTTGTAATTCCGGGATTTCTTTACTCACATCAGCATTAATTCGCTTTGCTGCTGGTTCCAGCCAATCCTGAATTTCCTCCCAAGTTAGTACCGGAAGCGAAATTTCTTCTTCAAAGTAAGCGCGAATTTGACATAAATAATCTAAATATTCCCAAGTCCAGTAGTTACAACCAATTACCCAAAAAACTTGCGTATTTTCTAACACTTGTTCGCGCAAGTAAACAATCCCATCTAAACCACCAATACAGCGTAAAAAACATTGAGACAAACTAGGAATGACGATTATTTGGGGCTCGGATTTTTTAAGTAATTTAGCTAATTCTTTGGGAATTTTACTAAGATCGTTAGGTCGTTGTTGACCAAAACAATT is a window encoding:
- a CDS encoding competence/damage-inducible protein A, with protein sequence MSAEIICVGTELLLGEIVNTNAQFLGQQLADLGIPHYYQTVVGDNPERLKKVLDLATQRAKILIFTGGLGPTPDDLTTETIADFFQVSLVEKPELVEDIAAKFAKRGLVMSPSNRKQALIPEGADILPNPSGTAPGIIWQPKENLTILTFPGVPSEMRRMWRETAIPFLQNQGWGKEVIYSRILRFRGIGESALAEKVKQFFALTNPTVAPYAAKGEVRLRISAKAPSEAAAIELISPVEAKLRQIAGQDCFGADDDTLASVVGNLLLEAGQTIGVAESCTGGGVGAMLTEVPGSSNYFWGGIIAYDNQVKIKLLGVNQADLAREGAVSATVAEQMALGVQKQLGVAWGVSITGVAGPGGGTESKPVGLVYVGIAAPDGSVESLELRLGSDRDRSLIRYLSASNALDYLRRQLLTQ
- the aroQ gene encoding type II 3-dehydroquinate dehydratase, producing the protein MSAEALQKLSILVLHGPNLNMLGRREPGIYGSLTLAEINSLLEREGEKLQAKVSSFQSNHEGALVDAIQEAMDVHHGILINAAAYTHTSVAIRDALLAVKLPIVEVHLSNIYQREAFRHHSYIADVALGQISGFGGESYRLGLQGLVNYLRKNS
- a CDS encoding sensor histidine kinase, which translates into the protein MSNTPNLREILAENSDLIMEQWMETVREDRRIESTAQLSDTALGNSLPELLKSLAVILKKSEENSLETIIEPSLTHGSLRAKQGYNPAEIAREYCLLRTTIFTVLEPGITQYPSPKIPQIYRQIDTVLDEALSQCFNGYVEERIEDFKQLQNQLTLTNSELNRLLEASKEHFSYLAHELKAPLTAVIGYSELLQRLQKEGKINIQLGSKNINGIEQVLAGGRHLLHIINDALELSSAQASNIELNIESIDLDDLIKKVVELFEPQAQRKNIRLKIDSDRAPEQIHTDAFRLRQILTNLVSNAVRYTDTGSVEITCTSEDNSHLSISVADTGIGISPKDQEKIFEPFSTAFVNQGRRYGEGTGLGLAITSRLVALLQGEIQLISHPGDGSTFTLILPLSYYQSKELEK
- a CDS encoding mechanosensitive ion channel family protein, yielding MIYQSPLIKSTLIFAQSAGEAANETAEQTREILAEITTWKVTQALILIGCAYIFVQIIDKLVNFISEKVHREWRLVIKQSQPFWRMLIVSLVAVILMNLFLNLSENNLLAITGTVAVALGFAFKDYVSSVIAGLIGLFEVPYRVGDRVTISNHYGEIVSYGLRAIHLRTPDDNIVVIPHNKLWTETVSNANTGELEALVVTQFYFDHDLDIELVSKILYRVAYTSKYTQLKLPIVVIVEEKPWGSLLKLKSYPMDARDEFIYQTDLIKRAKAILTKYGIAYPKFPVL
- a CDS encoding mechanosensitive ion channel family protein, with translation MNQELINILAQINLSEIGKDSQSLLRDITLSKITQAFFISIAAYWGAIICEKFINWLSERVPTQYRIGIKQSLPILRAIVLISASVTVLNLFVNLSTNNLLALTGTTAVALGFAFKDYASSVIAGLVALLEAPYRVGDRIAIGDYYGEVVDFGLREIRLTTPDDNIVTIPHNKIWTDAIANSNNGQLEIQVITDFYLSHRVDIQQVVDILRQAAYTSKYNQVKLPVVVALEEKRWGTLFHLKSYVMDAREEMAYKTDLIKRVKQAFARMNLAYPVVSDLPTTES